One Ranitomeya imitator isolate aRanImi1 chromosome 1, aRanImi1.pri, whole genome shotgun sequence DNA window includes the following coding sequences:
- the LOC138664420 gene encoding avidin-like, giving the protein MEEILALVGLLSCLMMSTAVESAQCNLEGQWKNDLGSNMTISVVSNSGLFKGTYLSAVSATNKTIVESPLIGLQQLSDSPTFGFTVKWAFTNSITVFTGQCFIRETGQPILQTTWLLRSEGDIKDNWQQTRVGNNIFQPK; this is encoded by the exons atggaggagattctggcactaGTCGGGCTTCTGTCCTGCTTAATGATGTCTACTGCTGTAGAG TCTGCACAGTGCAATCTGGAAGGTCAGTGGAAGAATGATCTGGGCTCCAACATGACCATATCCGTGGTCTCCAATAGTGGACTATTTAAAGGGACCTACCTATCAGCTGTATCAGCTACTAATAAGACCATTGTGGAATCACCTCTTATTGGACTTCAGCAACTAAGTGATTCTCCTACATTTGGATTTACTGTCAAGTGGGCATTTACAA ATTCAATCACAGTATTCACGGGTCAGTGTTTCATCAGAGAAACGGGACAGCCTATTCTACAAACCACTTGGCTGCTGAGATCAGAAGGTGATATTAAAGATAACTGGCAGCAAACAAG AGTTGGGAATAACATTTttcagccaaagtaa